The region ATCTATTATCATTTGTCATGAGGTGTCCTAACTCAAGGGGAAAATATAACCCTCTTTCTTCACGGCggcgcggggagagagagagaggtatagaTCTGCGTGCGAAGGTACCAATCTGGGAGAAAAATGAGCAAAGGAATAAACCTGGCGAGTGTGCCTCCCAGCTCcgaggagaagaaagagaaggagaggagaggactgCTGACTGTGCTTTGTTCcccgtctccccctctctcatttcCTCATTTAGCACCGGTAAGAATAGACGAGGGATCACAGGGCCATGTTTGTTATATCTCTGCCAGCGGTTTGATATCAGacctgagagggggagagcaggccCGAGCATTTTATATGTTTTAACAAGGATCTTGTCATAATAAAGCTCTCCGTTTAATAGAAGCTAATGTAGTTCTGTAAGGCAGCAGctctcaatgtgtgtgtgtgtgtgttttcttttaaagaCGAAGAGGATCACTGGCCTTAAAGTGGAGCTTGTGCCCCAGAATGTGATTTTTTACCTCTCTGTTTTAAACCCTGAAGTTTGGCTCCTCGCAGAGGTTTATTGTGGTGTATTCATACGTGTTTTTGGCTGTTTGGGTACTGTAATGATTAAAATATGAATGGGAACATTCGGTTGCACAATCATTAAAATGATGCACTTTGGTCGTTTTTGGTAGAGTCTTGACCGTTTTGTTGCAcagtgactctgactctgaaaAGCGATGTGAAaaattgtgttgtggctgcatTGGGGGATTAGCCTACATGAATGGTTCACTAGTTTATAAAATCTTAGTGCAGATGTATTTGCATTTTAGAGCAAGGATATTGCACAGGAGACGCACGCACTCTTGTGAAGAAAAGTCTCACTGAATTtggaactgtaatgtaaaatttaaaGTCCTTTTTGTGTCGAACGGAATGCGATCTCGAGGGGTACATTTTTGGGGTCCCATTCTCACAAAATGTTGATGGGTTGATGGTTTTTAAATTAAGCACCTTCTGTGTACGTAAACTGACATGAAGTCAGGACTGTGTGCTACAAGTCATATGGTGTTGGAAAATAATTTAGTCTTTTCTTCCCCCTCTTTCAGCCACCAAACCACTCATAAACAGCATGCTGCGGGACCCGTCTTTAATTTCTGACCACCATCTTGCAAACCATGTCTACCAGGTATTTGAACCCGTTTGCCTCTTTGCTGGTAGTTTTGGAACATTACACAAAATGAGAGAACATGATAGCTTTGATCatgagtgttttttcttctttgtgcttttattaaatacttttaaaatcTGACTGAAAATAGATAATTTCTTGTACATAACGTGATACTTTGGCATGTTACaatctatatttaaaaaaaataaagacaaatacaATGACCCTTCTTGATGGTTTCATTATTCACTGCTGCGCTATAAAGGGGTGTAATTTGTGTTTAGTGAGTTGAACTAAAGCAATCCTCCTTGGTTTCATGGCATACTGAATATGTATTTGGCTTGTATCCATTCACTGATGACATGATAAGGTACAGTCAGACATGACAATTTGCCTCATcttgactttttcttttttcttccttttccttTCTTCCTCCCTTCCCACCCCTACCTAATGGATGGGTGGGcttccctccttcccctccttccccctctgtGTAATATTTCTTCCCCTCTTTCAGTGCACAGTAAATGACTGCTGTTATGGACCGTTGGTAGACTGCATCAAACAGTATCCTTTCCCATAAAATTTTAAGCCTGGAGTTGACGAGAAGCTGTTGAAgggatgagcagtgcctggctTCGGCTGACATAAAGGTTCTGCTTCAGGAAGGGCGTTTCATCACCGAGCCGCTCTTCCTCGCCACATCACCGGGGCAGGAGGTGTGCAGCGGAGGCCCGAGATCCGTCTGCGTTTCCACCCTCGCCCCACCGAATCCCTGCCTGATGTCAGAGAAACCGCGTTTGCCTTCAGCGGTTTGGACTGAACCGAGCGTTCCTTGGTTTCATGGCACGCTGAATATGTACTTGGCTTGTATCCATTGACTGATGACGTTATGAGGTTACAGTCAGACATGGCAATGTACTTCATTCGTTCATCgccaactgtccgattacttttgaTCTCCTGAAACGGGTGGACTTTGGATAAAGAGGGATGTAATTCCTCTACTGGTCACCAAAAATTCATTTgattaccctcaaattaaaggtgacagtctgacttcattttcattatttattttaaaatcttatgtgctggagtaccactgtccaaatactgcactgtatatttgatattttcatgcatttaaatccaaattttcTGTGAATTATGTTCAGTTTCATACACTAAAATTTGGTTAAGTTTGGGTGGCATGAGAAGTTCTCATACTAATTTGACTCCATAACAATAAGATATACCATTCTTTTTATGAACGATGTCTGATTTGTTGAAGCACAGTGCTGTAATGCCCAGAGACCATCGAAAGCCCCAGCGGCTGATTTCATGTAGTCTAGTGTGCGAAATGTAGTATCAGAGCACAGCCTCTTCCCGTAGTGGGTCCTGCTTTTCCGTTCCCTCCTGCCGTGGTGGGCTCTGTGGTACGGCCGTCTCGGGGAATTATCAGCACGTTGGCGAGTTCTGGACCTGTCAGGCAGCGTGAAATACGCCCTTCCGTCCGGTGCGATGGCGTAGCCGGGGCGGTCACGGGAGCGGGAGACGGGCAGTCATGGCCTGTCAATGCCAGCTCGTCACCATGGCGCTCTCTCGCTGGGCGCCGCGGAAACGGACAGCTGGGGACCGGGCCGGGctgggggggcgcggggggggggtccaCTGTCCCTGCCCGGCCAAGCCTAtcccaccctgcccctctcttcATTTAGGCTCTTTAGTCCCACACATCCTTTCCCCTGTGGAGttagcacactgcacacacaacccCTCCCCATGTACcttttcaggctgcaccttaGTCCTCCCCCCTGATTTGCCATTTCAAGGcacattattttgtgtttgtttatgtttttattttatagtaGTTTTAGTTACTTTAGTATAAAGTATGTAGAGTATAAACTCCAGAGGCTGTAATTGGTTGCCACTGTGGCAAAGTACTATACAGAAATCAGTTTGTTTCCCttcagtacagtatgtggtttTGTCCTCCATTTGGAGCAGGGAATTACAGTTCTTGCAAGATATAAATTCTACAATTGTTTAACTACAAATACCCCTCAAAGCCAATATAATGCAACAGTATAGTCCTTCATATGTACACAGCACTTTAGTAAACATGTGCACAAATAATAGTTTCTATGCAGTCATGCTGAATTGGAACTTTCTGCCACACTCTTTGTGTTACCACAGCAACCTTGCTCAGCAGCCTGGTGGTTTCCATAGCAACCTTTTCCACAGGTAAAATGTCCCTTCTGTAGGATTCCCGGAAAGTGATTTGGAGGTAAAAAGCTAGAgagttttttaagttttttaaaacaagtaatattttttattatttggacAAAATTGGGTAAAATTGATAATacgcatgtgtctgtgcgtgttggGGTGGGCTATAATGTTCCAAATTAAGGCATTGAAAAATTAATACAATAACCCAATGAGTCATGCTTTGGGCTCTTGTATTTGGCCCTTATGTGAATAAACATTATGCACAAGGTTTATGCATTGTTCTACTTAGCTTTGCTGTGGTAGAATTGGTTCGTTTATGTGCATGAAATCTGTTCTTATGTTGAAATTTGAAAATGACATGGTCCTGGATGCTGTTCACTTTCTGTTGATAAGGGTGTCCCATTGATTTGGTCGAAAAGCTGAAACCGTTTGAGTGCATTCCTGAGCACTGTGAATATCCTTAACTGTGGTCTTTCAGTGCCATTGGCCAGGAGCATGAGATCCTTCTCCGTGACAAGCTGAGGGAGAGAAACCTGTCCTTTTTAGGTAAGCGTTCACCTTGGACCCCTCCCGCTCTTCAGCTCAAAGTTATGGAAAAGGGGAAAATGTATTACAGACCATCACAGAGTGCAAAGGGCCAGGAGATGATTGATGTAGACTGTGTTATCTCTCATTGATTtacaaacaaacaggaactctGTTATCTAATACCCTGCGATGTTTCATTTATGCGCTAGCCTCCCATGAATATTTTATGGGGTAAGAGGTTCAGAAATGGCCAGCGGTACCTGTATAGCGTTACCTTTTGATGTTCTTAGAATTGGCTCTTCACCTTTGCGCTGCTGAGATTTGTAAAAGGATAGTGCCTATCGGTGAAAAAAGAATTGGATATTTTTAATTGCGTTTATTAAAATTCCGGCCGAGTGGGTTTTTCATTTCAGCACTTCTGTGCACCGTCGCCCCGTTCGAAAGGGGAGAagcgtgcaaaaaaaataaaataataatcgcTATTTCATAGCTATCGGGGTTTTGGAAGGCGTTCGCCGGGGCGTCGTTTCGCGTTTTTTCGTTTTGTCATTGCATTGGCTGGAGAAGGCGGGTCAAGGTGTTGAGTGCTCAGGTGTGAAATTGTAGGACAGAAAtccgcccccacacacccccccctcgCTGTCCCCGTGCCCTCGGTCGCATGCAGAATCAGTCCTTATGTCATTAAGAAGATGTGGTTTATTTGGGCCCGCAGTGCTGACCTTTTCTCCCTGCCGCCGTGGAGGAGTGTTCTAAAACTGTCAGACTTTTTTGCACACAGGCCGTGAAGCCGGTGTCCCCGGTTGATAAATGGATTGGAAATAAGCTCCCCAACAGTGGGAACGGGCCATTAATTTTAATCAAAGGTGATGTAAAAAGGCGATCGGAGCGGCATGACAATGTCAACAGCCCGGTAGGTGTTAAGAGAGACCACACGGCCGCGGCGTGGCCGGCCCAGGACCCGGCCCCTCTCCCCGAGCCCCATTAGTCGAGCTTGGCTGAAGACGGAGAGGCAGGCCCGGAATTGAATGACCTGGTCAGCCTGAAATTTAATGGAGAAATCAGGTGTTCCGCAGATAATGGCGGAGCCGCGCCAGGAGTCAAGGACAATGGCTGAGGCCCCGCTCGAGCGGGGTCACGCTTTGAGCCGCCGTAATGCCAGCCCtgtcctttccttttttttttatgaagccCCGCCAACTGTAAGTAGAGTAGAGCAAGCTTGAActttatggattttttttgtgttgtgacAGCGAATCTGTGACAAATGTAATGTTTGGAGCCTTTTTTTCCGCTTTTATGCAGCGTCGAGGAGCCGGGGCTATAATCGACGCCGCCGCGTCCGTCACCTTTGACCTCGCTGTGATGTCGAAACCTATATATTGATCGTTTACCTTTAAGGTTGCAAGCGGTGCgtgtggatgttgtgtgttttttttaattgaaagatgttgtgtaacaatgttttatgttacgcgtgtgtgtttgtgtgtatgtgtgtgtgtatgttttgaatTATACGTAATTACATGTTTTGTAGTTGTACAGTGTGTcacttgaaaaatgaaatattcttccttTCAGATGAAAATCAACTCCGGGCTAAGGGCTATGACAAGACTCCAGACATCATCCTGGAGGTGCCAATAGGTTAgccagatttcattttgtagtcCTTGTGCTTCAAGAGGGTGCTCTTTTCTCCTGTAGAGGGTACTTGGAAACGGTGTATAATATTTCAACGTGCTACAAAGCTTTTAGCTAAGTGCTAGAAAGAAAAATCTATAGATCTACTAATTCAGAGTTCAGTGTTTCCTTTTTCTGCCTAACAAACATTTTATACCCATTAAACAGAAGTTAAGTAAGGCCAATCCTAATAAGTCGCATTCATTTTTGGGATTAATGTAGCTAATATAGGCTTGCACAATTAAAAACGAAAACAACAGCAATTTATTTAAGcaattttgtttctgtaaccaaattaaatacaatttaaatgtcAGACTATGTACAAAAGTATGTGTAACTACTGATAATTAAAGAGGTCGGCTGAGTTCAGTTCCAGTTAGTTCAGGGTTATTTTTTCTGTACACATCAAATTCTGCCTGCTGTTCCATAATATGTTGTATTAATTGGCTTTGTGTAGAAATGTGTATAGAGAGATTTTCTAGATAGAACTTCTAAAGGCACCACTTAAAAGTTGCCTCCTTTCCCCATAGTGCTTAATATACCACTGTCGTCAAGTAACAgaaattttttaaatgatgttcCCTCCTTTCAGCATATTGAAATAATTTCAGCACAGTTGAGGTAATGTTTTTCTTTAGATCTCATTCTTTAGATCTCATTGtctttattgtattttaattgGCTTCATAACAGAGAGAAGTGTTGAAGTAACTTCAAAATACTATGAATTACCAATGATTGATTTTTCCATTGTGCTGTAGTGCCTAGCACGCATTCATCAGTGCTAAAACTTTTggccatttgtttttcattttcagtgacCTTCTGAAATGTAACTATCGTAGATTATCAGAGAGTtaattaataaaagaaaaaagaaaaataagttatttCATAGCTTGAGATCTACATAAGGCTATTTTTGGATATATTTCTGTGCTTGCAAACTTATTGGGACAGTGAtgcaatttttgttgttttggctgtgttcttcaacacattgaatttgaaataaaacaatgaatatgagcttaAAATGTAGACTTTTTTTGGGATATTTACACCCATATCGGCTGATGCTTGAAGCCCCTTTTATACATGTTCCCCTCCATTTTCTGGgaacaaaatgtaattggacataTAAGAAGTCCTTTGCATTTAATGACGATGTCATATCTGTGACACAGAGACATGACCAGACggcaggttttttttcctgctgatAGTTCTGGCAGGCCCGTACAGCAGCCATCTTAAGTTCCTGTTTGCTTCTGAGGCTTTTTTCCTTCAGTCTTATCTTCAGCAAGCGAAATGTATCTTCAGTTGGATTCTggacaggtgattgacttggcaaGTCAAGAACATACCAATATTTGGCCATGAAAAACTCCTGATTTCTTCAGcagtttggggtcattgtcctgctgcaaggcgaagcgccgtccaatgaatTTTGAGCCATTTAGTTGGATCAGAGCAGATCTTTCTGTACTCTTCAGAATTAATCTTGCTGCCTTTGTCAGAAGTCACATCATCAGTGAGAACAAGCCAGTttcagtggcagccatacatgcccaagtcATAACACTGCCTtctccatgtttcacagatgagcggGGGTTGCTTTGGCTTGTGAGCAGTTGTTTTCTTTCTCAGCACTTTCCCACACTTTCCTGTGCATGAGCTAATGGCGGAAGGTCACACAGCCTGTGAAGAAAACAGCTGAGCCGTCAATTGTCCTATTACTTTTGCTCTCCTAAAATAGGGTttctgctgtactgtatgtgtgaaaagggctgtaattcactctcagtatggatgtaaatgctctcatattaaaggtgacagtctgcaccttTACCtcatagtttttctttttcatttaaaatcccgtggccttttttcaacaaaaatggTGTCAATgtaccaatacttttgcatttaactctATACTTACTCAATATGACCACCAACTCTGTTTTAACTACAACCCATCATCGAACACATGTTACTTTAACAGAAAGCAGATTTGCGAATTTGGTAAAAAAATCACAAGCTAACATTttctatttgagagaaaaaaaacacctaaGACAGTGCAGTAATAGTGTCCTTTGTctccaaatgtatttttcattctaGATTAAGTGCTTCTAATTTATTAAGTGTGAAAATGGCAAATGTATTACCTTAAAATAGGTTTTCTGATGAAAGATTAATTGATTCCTTCACTTCGCAGAAGCCTTTCTCTGACCTCATCAAAAGGGGGACTTTGAAAATAATGATACTCCTCCTTTCTACTTTCGTCTGATACCTGTAATCTTAAGGTGCTGTGTCAGGCAGGACGGTGTCGTAACTTCAGAGAGCTGCAatcatcctcctgtcctcttgctttttattttcaaaaaaaccAGCTGTTGAGGGCCACATCGTTCACTGGATTGAGAGCAAGGCGTCCTTCGGGGACGAATGCAGCCACCGCACCTACCTGAACGAGCAGTTCTGGAGTTACTGGAACAGGTAGGCCTCACTCCCAGATCATAGGCCCATCCACTTCCCCCAGGCCGTGCCTATATATACACCCTGCGCTATGTTCTCCTCTCCATCCTGTCCTGGCCTTCTAGGCCCTGGTGACGCATGAGAACCGAGAGGCAGTGGTGAACGGTAGTGttatttttggggtttttcctgATGCACACATATATTGTTTGGGAAGGGAAACGGGTGATTAATTTGGTACATCTGCTGTCGTGAGAATTCCTGGAGCGAGGCGGGGTGTGAGACCCAGCTGAGAGCCGTGGGTCGGGCGCCCAGCCGGCCTCCTTCAGGGGAAAGCCTGGCTGCCGCAGAGGAAAGAAAGCCTTCGCCTTTCTCATTGTCTCAGAAACGCATTCACATGAGCGCCAGCACACAGCTCGCACCTGAAGACCCCTCTTAGAAAGGTCAGTTTCAGTGTGAGCATGGGCGTGTGGAGTTCCACTTACAGTAGGCTCAAAGCCCAGTAACGGTCTGACTAATCACGTCTGTCGTAAGCAAGCGCTCGAGTCCGCACCCTCTCAGGAACCGCACGCACCGTTCCGTTGTGACTCATCACcttgtgtgatgtcacagctcgGTAAGGCTAGGCCAGGCTGCTGACTCAGTGTAGCACTCCTCCAGCTGATGTTAAAACTCTGTGGGGATGAACTATGGGCACAGGGGTGTCGTGGATACGGGTGCCATGGAGACCTCACCTGAGTGGTGTACAAAGAAGGTGTGTTCGCAGGAAGTATGTGTTGAGGGTGGAGTGGGGGCGGAACAGGGAGGACACTCTTACCTTCCACGTCCACGGCACCTCAACGCACCTAACAGAAAGGCTCTGTTCCCTCCTTTAGTGCCCTGGTAGGCTGACATATGGTGACACACAATGGCGCTGGAATGGTTTGACCATTGAACCCTGTCCAGGGATTTTCGGGTCGGGTCTATGTTGCAGCccagttttctgttttctggtCACAGTCCTGATGGCAAGTTTGGATAAAATGGAAGGACAGGAAGCAGAGTGAATCCACTCCTTTGCTTCAGCCAGTCATTTTCAGCGGGTACATTTCCACCTGTGCAGTGCTCTGATGAAAACCCCATTGGGGGAGGCTTACAAGTTTACTCTGATGTCATTCAAAGACAGGTCTAAGCCCATGAAGACTGGTCTCTTTAGTACTGAGAAATGCAGTAAACATTGAGCCATATTCACAAACGCCATATATTCTCTCTGGGGTAGTTTGAGTTGGAAATGAAATGCGCTTAAAAGAAATATGCACGTTGTCTGATATCCTAGAAACCTTCcgaattaaagaaaataaacatttgaataCGATGTGGTGGTCTTGGAAGGTAAAAGTTTTTGGTATTGCTCATTAAAATCCTAATGTGTCTCTGGAAGGAATAGTCGCTCAAGTCGTTCACCAGATAATGTTGGCTCGCAGGCGAGAACATTCCTAGACCGTGAAGAATGTTGTGCGCGGAGAAATATCGCTTCGTTGAAAGCCGTCTCAGTCAGAAATCACAACcatttgtgtatatattttcGAGAGCGTCCGCCCTTCTCACGGTGTCGTCCGCCATAGACCTCTCAAGATGTGCGGCCTGGTGCCAGCGCTTGGGACGGAGGTTTGCTTATTCGCGCCGATTGTCTGTTGTGAAAACGGCGTCGCGTCTCGACAGACGTCCCGCGGCCCCTTCCTCTTCAGCCTTTCCGGAATCTTCCTCATTGACATTCGACGAGCGGCACGGGGTCCCGCTTCACGATAAGAGCTGACAGCGTAGATTCCCGTCGTGCTCGCCGAAGGCTTGGTCAGATGAACTCCGCCATGTCAAAAAAATGTCAACCCCTTCAGACCCTACCTTTCAGAAGTCCCTTGTAATTTTTAATTGACATTTACGTCTGACATTTGGAAGGCGCTCTCCCATTGTTGGGGCCGTATCGTCGTCTCAACGGTCGGGCCCGCCCATGCACTTAGGGGGCTGGCTACGGCGTCTGCGGCAGGGAGGAGATGACATCATCgtcctttctcctctctttagCCGGCTAATTTCACCTGATGTGTCCTAGAGGCCAACGGTCTTTGTGTTCTGTCCGTACCCTCATTCAtacactttttcttttctttttttcccccccatcttTGAAATTCGTTTGATACATGATTTAACGTCACAACCACCCTATTTTATTAATGTGCTTCCTAATATCATTTGTTGCGATTTTTGGttcatatgtactgtattttccaggcttttaacAAAGGCCAGGAAATTGTAATAattcttaattatttttttctcccctcaaGCTAACTCAAAAATggtagtcttttttttttttttcaccctaaTTTTTCCTTGAAAGCCCCTACCAACAATATTCATCATCCAAACAATAGTCTTGCCAAAACGGTAACCTCATAATAAACTCTTCAGTGGAGTGAGGGGTAATGACGCTTCGCCTATGAAGACCGGGTTCAGGCCCAGTGCCTGGATATTACGCGCTGGCCTCTCCTTCCCATCAATCTCGGCTGGGAGCTTTCCAAAGCCAAGGAGCACTCTGATGGATGTGCCCGTAATTGAGTTATCCATCTCTCCAACTATCAGAATTGCATAAAAATTATTCACCTGATGCTGAATATTAATCACATAAGCcttgtgtgtttctgaaaaGTGAGGAAGATTAAGGACTGGGCCTGATGAAATGCTCGCGGGCTGGGAATCTTCTCCCACAATatgcaaaaataattataaatctGCAGTCGGCACTGTGGTACCAGGCAGCTAGTACAATGCAATGCTACATGTATTATTTTGGGGTATTTTTCTCGCATTTATAACACGTATTGGCCTGCAGTTAGCCATTACAGTTAGATACATTTTCTCAACCCTGGGACAAGCCGCAATTTTGCCAACGTCTTCCTCGATGTTGTTTCGTTTGCTCCGTTTGTTCTTGTGATCCTCAGTGTTTTGAAGACAGCGTCTTGGCCTCTTTTGGccttcacacacattctctgccCAGAGGACTCTGTCTGTTCTCTGGTCTCAGCCAGTGGTGGAGGACGTGTCTCATTGTGTTATCTGTAAATCCTCCGCTGTGAGGACAGAGGCCAGTGAGGGATGGCAGTCTGACGGTGAGGTGGGCTGTGCTCCGATCACTGCTGCTACCTGTTACTGCTCATCCAGGGCATACTCTGGGAGGGTGGCccagagctctctctccctcccgctcgttctttcccctctctctctctttcttccctctctccctctgcctctttttcttccccctgtctctctctctctctctctctctctctctctctttctctctctctctcactccctccctccctccctctccctctctcccccgtctGTTCTGGTGTCAGTCCCTGGGCCTGACGTCTGGTTAGTTGTGCTCAGTGCCAGTGCTCCAGCTCAGGGCACAGCCCGACGCGTGCGTCTCTTCAGCCCCGGCCAAATCATCCGAGACGGGCTCCCCTTTTAAGAGCGGGCTCCGTTACAGGTAACGGGatatctcctgtgtgtgtgtctgtttgagtgagtgtgtgtgtgtgtgtgtgtgtgtttgagtgagtgtgtgagtgtgtgagtgtgtgagtgtgtgagtgtttgagtgtctgtgtgtgtgtctgtgtgtgtgtgtgtgtgtctgtgagctgagcTGGGCGGGGCAGGGTGGCTCTCCCAGGCGAGGAGCCCGGGTCCCCTCATCCCCCCTGCGGTCCTGGATGGCAGTGGGCCAGCGTTCCCGCCCGGGTCCCCCTCCAGGCACGCCAGAGATCCACTAGAAACCTCGGCGCACGCGGCCACCTTCAGACTTTCAGATCGGCGTTTCTCGTCAGACCGTTAAATAACATATTCCTGGCCCGGCCGTGCCTCGGTCGCAGGCCTGAAACTGAGAAATATGGCGGCTAGCGGTTtagttttctcattttcttcgATCCCCTGTCCCCCCCGTTTGCAGAAAGTAATTAATGGGGTTTTGAGGACCACATTTTTTCTCCGCAAGCCAATTCTGCCATCTGCAAGCATAAGCATTTtcaataacagaaagtgagatgGCTTAATGGTCTTTATAAGAATTAAAACTGCATGTTAAGGGCTAAATCTTTACACCAGAGctgcaccctaaccccccccccccccccccccccccccttcccaataACACGATAAAGGGCCTTTGTTAAAAAGGGCCATGGACAGCTGCTTGCCTCTGCCCGGAGTTAATCAGCCGTGGAATTCGTAAACTACAAATGTGTCAGAGTTGAAAATGTTAGCAGTCCTAATGGAAGCTTGAAAAGGTTATATCTGATAAAAAGCTGTCACCGGTGGACAAAAATGATTTATGGCAATATAATGAGACAGTATGGCTCATTTCTCCCTCCTGTGCGGCGGGGTTACGACTTTGTGTTTGTCATATACATCATGAGGCTTGACCACTCGGATGCGCTCCGTCCCGAccgttgtgtttatttttttggacatttgtctctctctttctcatttggTGCAAAGTTGACTGCAGCATTAATTTAGTGTGTAAACCAGACACTTGATTTATCTCAGGCTTTTCAACATCTGGAGAATCGCTAAAGCCAGGTTTGCTTTTTAATACGCGTTTTGTTGGTTATTTTTCTAGACGACGACAAGAGCCTTTTTGTTTTAGAGTGGGTCCACTGCGGCAAAATTAAAATTCTGTGCTTATCCTGTTCGTGGACAGCTTGACGCTACGTACTGATTGACATTGGTTGACGAACGTACAATCAAATACATTGAGAAATTAAAATTGTCTTCCAATTATTATTGCTCAATATTATATTTCTTTGATGTTACTCTATGTATTAAATGATAATGCAGGTAGTGATAATAGTGCTGATCAGATTGCAGGAAATGAATTAAATTCCTTGATGTGAGATATTTCATAATGTATTCACTTTTAATGGATATGTCCATCATATTCCTACAAATCCATTGCTTGGCCAGTAAGGCCAGGGATGTTTAATTAATGATTGGTAATGACCTCGTTCTTTGTGGACAAGCCTGATTGAGGTCAGCTGTGAATGATTTTAAGGAAGTGTGAGATAGAGGACTGCGAGAGTGTgtacatgtaaatgtgtgtgtgcgtttgtgggaGTGCGTTGGCATttaagtgtgtgcatgagtgtgtgtgtccctccaTGCACATgctcatactgtatatgtaactgtgttttcgtgtgt is a window of Conger conger chromosome 1, fConCon1.1, whole genome shotgun sequence DNA encoding:
- the cdin1 gene encoding CDAN1-interacting nuclease 1 isoform X3; protein product: MARAILERFLEERDGVPPTKPLINSMLRDPSLISDHHLANHVYQCTVNDCCYGPLVDCIKHAIGQEHEILLRDKLRERNLSFLDENQLRAKGYDKTPDIILEVPIAVEGHIVHWIESKASFGDECSHRTYLNEQFWSYWNRFGPGLVIYWHGFIEELDCNRDRGILLGDRFPSDVVTLCHGTGQG
- the cdin1 gene encoding CDAN1-interacting nuclease 1 isoform X4, producing the protein MLRDPSLISDHHLANHVYQCTVNDCCYGPLVDCIKHAIGQEHEILLRDKLRERNLSFLDENQLRAKGYDKTPDIILEVPIAVEGHIVHWIESKASFGDECSHRTYLNEQFWSYWNRFGPGLVIYWHGFIEELDCNRDRGILLGDRFPSDVVTLCHGTGQG